A window of the Henckelia pumila isolate YLH828 chromosome 3, ASM3356847v2, whole genome shotgun sequence genome harbors these coding sequences:
- the LOC140886224 gene encoding ras-related protein RABA1f-like, producing the protein MGAYRADDDYDYLFKVVLIGDSGVGKTNLLSRFSRNEFSQSSKSTIGVEFATRSIQVDDKIIKAQIWDTAGQERYRAITSAYYRGAVGALIVYDVTRHVTFENVERWLKELRGHTDMNIVIMLVGNKADLRHLRAVALEDSKSFAERERIFFMETSALEALNVENAFTEVLTQIYHVVSRKDLEIGDDPAALPKGQTINLGTKDDVSAVKKSGCCSG; encoded by the exons ATGGGAGCATACAGAGCGGATGACGATTACGATTACCTGTTCAAGGTGGTGTTGATAGGAGACTCCGGCGTCGGGAAAACCAACCTCTTGTCTCGATTCTCCCGGAATGAATTCAGCCAGAGCTCCAAATCTACCATCGGAGTCGAATTCGCCACGCGATCCATTCAAGTTGACGACAAGATCATCAAGGCCCAAATTTGGGACACCGCCGGCCAAGAAAG GTACCGTGCAATCACAAGCGCCTACTACAGAGGAGCAGTGGGGGCTTTAATCGTGTACGACGTCACCCGACATGTTACATTCGAAAATGTGGAAAGATGGCTGAAAGAGCTTCGAGGCCACACGGATATGAACATAGTGATCATGCTGGTTGGGAACAAAGCAGACCTGCGTCACCTACGAGCCGTAGCGCTAGAGGATTCTAAGTCATTCGCGGAAAGGGAGAGGATCTTTTTCATGGAAACTTCGGCCCTAGAAGCTTTGAATGTAGAAAATGCATTTACCGAAGTGTTGACACAGATATATCATGTTGTGAGCAGGAAGGATCTTGAAATCGGGGACGATCCCGCAGCTCTGCCCAAGGGCCAGACCATAAATCTTGGAACCAAAGACGATGTATCAGCTGTGAAGAAGAGCGGGTGCTGCTCTGGTTGA
- the LOC140890311 gene encoding uncharacterized protein, which yields MDGEIVLNVASSGIVSLLLPGGRTTHSRFAILFNPNEESTCNIKQGSLLVELIEKSKLIIWDEASMMHKFCFEALGKSMKDIMRFVNLSSLQLPFGGKTVVLGGDFRQILPVIPRCSRQDIVLATINSSYIWRHCTVLRLTKNMRLQNLGSDEEFESTFPSSDISIGNAAYFQQRAILAPTLDVVQSINEYMISLNHSEGRLYLSSDTACHSDKSFGLLHDVHTPEYLNEIKCSRVPNHELNLKVGTPVMLLRNIDYSLCLCNGTRLIATRLENHVLEGQILTESNAGHKVLIPRMSLTLSDPRLPFKFQRRQYPLIVSYAMTINKS from the exons ATGGAT GGAGAGATTGTGTTGAATGTGGCATCTAGTGGTATTGTGTCTCTTCTTCTGCCTGGTGGAAGAACAACTCATTCACGCTTTGCGATTTTATTTAATCCCAATGAGGAatcaacatgcaatatcaaacaagGAAGTCTTCTTGTGGAGCTTATTGAAAAATCTAAGCTTATCATTTGGGATGAAGCTTCAAtgatgcataagttctgttttgAAGCTTTAGGTAAAAGCATGAAAGATATAATGCGATTTGTCAATCTTTCAAGCCTTCAGTTGCCATTTGGGGGAAAAACTGTTGTTTTGGGTGGCGATTTTCGTCAAATATTACCTGTTATTCCAAGATGTAGTAGGCAAGATATTGTTCTCGCGACCATAAATTCTTCGTATATCTGGAGGCACTGCACGGTTTTGAGATTGACGAAAAACATGCGACTACAAAATTTAGGTTCTGATGAAGAAT TCGAGAGTACATTTCCATCATCGGACATTTCTATTGGTAATGCTGCATATTTTCAGCAGAGAGCTATTTTGGCACCGACTCTTGATGTCGTTCAATCCATaaatgaatacatgatatctCTTAATCATTCCGAGGGAAGATTGTATTTAAGTTCTGATACAGCATGCCACTCGGATAAAAGCTTTGGGTTATTGCATGATGTCCATACCCCTGAATACTTGAATGAGATAAAATGTTCAAGAGTACCAAATCACGAGTTGAACTTGAAAGTTGGAACTCCGGTTATGTTGCTGCGGAACATAGATTATTCTCTTTGTTTATGCAATGGCACTAGATTGATAGCGACGAGGCTCGAAAATCATGTTTTGGAAGGACAAATTCTGACTGAAAGTAATGCAGGTCACAAAGTGCTTATTCCAAGAATGTCTTTGACACTTTCTGATCCGAGACTTCCTTTTAAATTTCAAAGAAGACAGTATCCCTTGATTGTATCATATGCAATGACAATCAACAAAAGTTAG